The Novosphingobium terrae genome has a window encoding:
- a CDS encoding efflux RND transporter permease subunit, producing the protein MSISRPFIQRPVATTLLAAAILLIGIVAYFNLPVAALPSVDFPTLQVSTSLPGASPTTMASNVATPLERQFALIPGISQMTSVSSLGSTSITLQFQLNQSIDSDFMQVQAAINAASAQLPSNLPAQPTIRKVNPADAPIMVLTMTSDTLPLDQVDNYADVILSQQVSSIQGVGLVTIGGQQKPAVRIQLDPNKVAARGLQLDNVRAKLVASTTNAPKGSINGAQQGLTVYANDQILDAKGWQNLVVGYSGGKAVHLSDIGSAEPGVENNQVGAWTFPGKANEDPTFKANQGILLVIYKQPGANVIQTVQAIRDALPRLKANIPPGINVSVLRDSTQTIQASVKDVEQTLLITIVLVVAVIFVFLLDIRATLIPSAVIPLALLGAAAGLYILGDSLDNLSLMALSIAVGFVVDDAIVMVEVIWQHMEHGAKPLEAALAGAGEVGFTILSITASLIAVFTPLMFMGGVVGLFMHEFAVALSTAVLMSMVLTLTLTPMLCAQFLKNPHPPTHGITKWLEQSFHRMDRAYARALDRIMHHRLITLIIFLITIVIAVVLYATANTGFFPQQDTGFLSGVMLTSQDAAFGKTKDKIQQVGNIIKNDPDVAGLGLFVGNGSANQANLMIALKPKDAGREATADQIIARLRPKLAQLVGVQTFLQATQDINVGGRAGQAQYQYTLSDSDLDELNEWAPKMMAAMQKLPELKDVSSDQQSKGGSLNLTIDRDAAARFGLSPTDVDTAIYEMIGQDEVAQYYTQQNSYHIVIEGPPKLQQTPDILDSLYILSSSTGKTVPLSSFVKATQSGNSSVTINHQSEFPAATLSFNLSPGVSLSQATAAVEKVREDLGAPVTLNGAFQGNAQAFKQSLSSEPVLIAAALIAVYVILGVLYESFIHPITILSTLPSAGVGALLALRLAGQDLNVIGIIAIILLIGIVKKNGIMIVDVAMRLEREENLSAEDAAVKASVQRLRPILMTTAAAALGGVPMILMTGTGSEFRQPLGYAIVGGLLVSQILTLFTTPVVYTYLDRLRSRHSQHGDEPQESHKPEEGQHEEVAPA; encoded by the coding sequence ATGAGCATCTCGCGCCCCTTTATCCAGAGGCCGGTGGCGACCACGCTGCTGGCCGCCGCGATCCTGCTGATCGGCATCGTCGCCTATTTCAACCTGCCGGTCGCGGCGCTGCCCAGCGTGGACTTTCCCACGCTGCAGGTCAGCACCAGCCTGCCCGGCGCCAGTCCGACCACCATGGCCTCCAACGTGGCCACCCCGCTGGAGCGGCAATTCGCGCTGATCCCGGGCATTTCGCAGATGACCTCGGTCAGTTCGCTGGGCAGCACCAGCATCACCCTGCAGTTCCAGCTCAACCAGAGCATCGACTCTGACTTCATGCAGGTGCAGGCCGCCATCAACGCGGCCAGCGCCCAGCTGCCATCGAACCTGCCCGCCCAGCCCACCATCCGCAAGGTCAACCCCGCCGACGCGCCGATCATGGTGCTGACCATGACCTCGGACACGCTGCCGCTCGATCAGGTGGACAATTACGCCGACGTGATCCTTTCGCAGCAGGTCTCCAGCATTCAGGGCGTGGGTCTGGTCACCATCGGCGGGCAGCAGAAGCCTGCGGTGCGCATCCAGCTCGATCCCAACAAGGTGGCCGCGCGCGGGCTTCAGCTCGACAATGTGCGCGCCAAGCTGGTGGCCTCCACCACCAATGCGCCCAAGGGCTCGATCAATGGCGCGCAGCAGGGGCTGACGGTCTATGCCAATGACCAGATTCTGGACGCCAAGGGCTGGCAGAATCTGGTGGTCGGCTATTCCGGCGGCAAGGCCGTGCATCTCTCAGACATCGGCAGCGCCGAGCCGGGGGTGGAAAACAATCAGGTCGGCGCCTGGACCTTCCCGGGCAAGGCCAATGAGGACCCCACCTTCAAGGCCAATCAGGGCATCCTGCTGGTGATCTACAAGCAGCCGGGCGCCAATGTGATCCAGACCGTGCAGGCCATCCGTGATGCCCTGCCGCGCCTGAAGGCCAACATCCCGCCGGGCATCAATGTTTCGGTGCTCCGCGATTCCACCCAGACCATTCAGGCCTCGGTGAAGGATGTGGAGCAGACCCTGCTGATCACCATCGTGCTGGTGGTGGCGGTGATCTTCGTCTTCCTGCTCGACATTCGCGCCACGCTGATCCCCAGCGCGGTGATCCCGCTCGCCCTGCTGGGCGCTGCTGCCGGTCTGTATATTCTGGGCGACAGTCTCGACAATCTCTCGCTGATGGCGCTCTCCATCGCGGTCGGCTTCGTGGTGGATGACGCCATCGTGATGGTCGAGGTGATCTGGCAGCATATGGAGCATGGCGCCAAACCGCTGGAGGCGGCTCTGGCCGGCGCCGGCGAGGTGGGCTTCACCATCCTGTCGATCACCGCCTCGCTGATCGCGGTGTTCACGCCGCTGATGTTCATGGGCGGCGTGGTCGGCCTGTTCATGCATGAGTTCGCCGTGGCGCTCAGCACCGCCGTGCTGATGTCCATGGTGCTGACGCTGACCCTGACGCCGATGCTCTGCGCGCAGTTCCTGAAAAACCCGCATCCGCCTACGCATGGCATCACCAAATGGCTGGAGCAGAGCTTCCACCGCATGGACCGCGCCTATGCCCGCGCGCTCGACCGGATCATGCATCACCGCCTGATCACGCTGATCATCTTCCTGATCACCATCGTGATCGCGGTGGTGCTCTATGCCACGGCCAACACCGGCTTCTTCCCGCAGCAGGACACCGGCTTCCTGTCGGGCGTGATGCTCACCTCGCAGGATGCCGCTTTCGGCAAGACCAAGGACAAGATCCAGCAGGTCGGCAACATCATCAAGAATGATCCCGATGTGGCCGGGCTGGGGCTGTTCGTGGGCAATGGCAGCGCCAATCAGGCCAATCTGATGATCGCGCTCAAGCCCAAAGATGCCGGTCGCGAGGCCACTGCCGATCAGATCATCGCCCGCCTGCGCCCCAAGCTGGCGCAGCTTGTTGGCGTGCAGACCTTCCTTCAGGCCACGCAGGACATCAATGTCGGCGGGCGTGCGGGTCAGGCGCAGTATCAGTACACGCTGTCGGATTCCGATCTCGATGAGCTGAACGAATGGGCGCCCAAGATGATGGCCGCCATGCAGAAGCTGCCCGAGCTGAAGGATGTCAGCTCTGACCAGCAATCGAAGGGCGGTTCGCTCAACCTCACCATCGATCGCGATGCGGCGGCGCGCTTCGGCCTCTCCCCCACCGATGTCGACACCGCCATCTATGAGATGATCGGTCAGGATGAGGTGGCGCAGTATTACACCCAGCAGAACTCCTATCACATCGTGATCGAGGGCCCGCCCAAGCTGCAACAGACGCCCGACATTCTGGACTCGCTCTACATCCTGTCGTCCAGCACCGGGAAGACCGTGCCGCTCTCCTCCTTCGTGAAGGCCACGCAGTCGGGCAACAGCAGCGTGACGATCAACCATCAGAGCGAATTCCCTGCCGCGACCCTGTCCTTCAACCTGTCGCCGGGCGTGTCGCTCAGCCAGGCCACGGCGGCGGTGGAGAAGGTGCGCGAGGATCTGGGCGCCCCGGTGACGCTGAACGGCGCCTTCCAGGGCAATGCGCAGGCCTTCAAGCAGTCGCTTTCCAGCGAGCCGGTGCTGATCGCCGCCGCGCTGATCGCGGTCTATGTGATCCTTGGCGTGCTCTATGAGAGCTTTATCCATCCGATCACCATTCTCTCAACCCTGCCTTCTGCGGGCGTGGGGGCACTGCTGGCGCTGCGCCTTGCCGGGCAGGATCTCAATGTGATCGGCATCATCGCCATCATCCTGCTGATCGGCATCGTGAAGAAGAACGGCATCATGATCGTGGACGTGGCCATGCGGCTGGAGCGCGAGGAAAACCTCTCTGCCGAGGATGCGGCGGTGAAGGCCTCGGTCCAGCGACTGCGCCCGATCCTGATGACCACGGCGGCGGCCGCGCTGGGCGGCGTGCCGATGATCCTGATGACCGGCACCGGCTCGGAATTCCGCCAGCCGCTGGGTTACGCCATCGTCGGCGGCCTGCTGGTGAGCCAGATCCTGACGCTGTTCACCACCCCGGTGGTCTACACCTATCTCGACCGCCTGCGCAGCCGCCACAGCCAGCATGGGGATGAGCCCCAAGAGTCGCATAAGCCCGAAGAGGGCCAGCATGAGGAGGTGGCCCCGGCATGA
- a CDS encoding efflux transporter outer membrane subunit, protein MIRLHKTIAALLAVTALSGCAVGPNYHRPEAPVAPKFKEAEGWTPSQPADGIDRGAWWSMFNDATLDQLERQVASSNQTVKQYEAAYRQAQAVTSAAKASFFPTVGATADAQKSHAPSTANPGHGVTTTTYSGALEASWVPDLWGKVRRTVESDKALAQASAADLANAQLVAQATLAQDYFELRVLDEQASVWRDTIADYQKFLELTQNQFKEGTAAKSAVITAQTQLYGAQASLVDIGVKRAAMEHAIAMLVGVTPAQLTIAPAPLAHTVPVAPVSVASTLLQRRPDIAASERRMASSNALIGVAVSAYFPDLTLSGQGGTQGATLGSLFSAATNLWSFGGQLTETLLDFGARKAQVREARAAYDESVASYRQTVLTAFQGVEDELAALRVYQEEEDVLLRTQASAREAVRLDLNQYKEGTVDYTTVITAQATERTASQNVLTVLQQRLQASVLLVEDLGGGWDAKDLPKG, encoded by the coding sequence ATGATCCGCCTGCATAAAACCATCGCCGCCCTGCTGGCCGTCACCGCTTTGTCGGGCTGCGCCGTGGGCCCGAACTATCACCGCCCCGAGGCCCCCGTCGCGCCCAAATTCAAGGAGGCCGAAGGCTGGACCCCCAGCCAGCCAGCCGACGGGATCGACCGGGGCGCATGGTGGTCGATGTTCAACGATGCCACGCTGGATCAGCTGGAGCGGCAGGTCGCCAGCTCCAACCAGACGGTCAAGCAGTATGAGGCGGCCTATCGGCAGGCTCAGGCGGTGACCTCGGCGGCCAAGGCCTCCTTCTTCCCCACCGTGGGCGCCACGGCGGATGCTCAGAAAAGCCATGCCCCCAGCACGGCCAACCCCGGCCATGGCGTGACCACCACGACCTACAGCGGTGCGCTGGAAGCCAGCTGGGTGCCAGATCTATGGGGCAAGGTGCGGCGCACGGTGGAAAGCGACAAGGCTCTGGCCCAGGCCAGCGCCGCCGATCTGGCCAATGCGCAACTGGTGGCGCAGGCCACGCTGGCGCAGGACTATTTCGAGCTGCGCGTGCTGGATGAGCAGGCCAGCGTCTGGCGCGACACCATCGCCGATTATCAGAAATTCCTCGAACTGACGCAGAACCAGTTCAAGGAAGGCACCGCCGCCAAATCCGCCGTCATCACCGCGCAAACGCAATTGTACGGGGCACAGGCCTCGCTGGTGGACATTGGCGTCAAGCGCGCCGCCATGGAGCATGCCATCGCCATGCTGGTGGGCGTAACGCCCGCGCAGCTGACCATCGCCCCGGCCCCGCTGGCGCATACGGTGCCGGTGGCGCCGGTCTCGGTGGCCTCCACCCTGTTGCAGCGGCGGCCTGATATTGCGGCATCCGAACGGCGTATGGCCTCCTCCAACGCGCTGATCGGCGTGGCGGTCTCGGCCTATTTCCCTGACCTTACTTTGTCAGGCCAGGGCGGCACGCAGGGCGCCACTTTGGGCAGCCTGTTCAGCGCCGCCACCAACCTGTGGTCCTTTGGCGGGCAGCTGACCGAGACGCTGCTCGATTTCGGCGCGCGCAAGGCGCAGGTGCGCGAGGCGCGCGCCGCCTATGACGAAAGCGTCGCCTCCTACCGCCAGACGGTGCTGACGGCCTTCCAGGGCGTGGAGGATGAACTCGCCGCGCTGCGCGTCTATCAGGAAGAGGAGGATGTGCTGCTGCGCACGCAGGCCTCCGCGCGCGAAGCGGTGCGGCTGGACCTCAACCAGTATAAGGAAGGCACGGTGGATTACACCACCGTCATCACCGCTCAGGCCACAGAGCGCACCGCCTCGCAGAATGTGCTGACCGTGCTGCAACAGCGCCTGCAGGCCAGCGTGCTGCTGGTCGAGGATCTGGGCGGCGGCTGGGATGCGAAGGATCTCCCCAAAGGCTGA
- a CDS encoding ATP-binding protein — protein MGLSRSRFWASRLWASLAGRMVLLLTGGMALVATAALMVAQEAHRRNLNDLRMASVASTVEDISNQLGARPEVTEKLLEAGLVRHILTSQPGWTIDRPSPRLTQLLVARLGPRAHALAQAKPNEYCFPRNRNDPEMQFVWPGVPTCWLVRFDDPRGHPRMLAVVLPRYLNVSQTLYDPLYLVLIVVLSALLATLAAYVAIRPLRQLTSATEAFSLGEEPHLLAETGPSEVRTAIATFNLMQQRVSEGHRERTGMLAAISHDLQTPLTRLQLRLDEVSDPAIRAQLSADLAIMQSIVRDGLDLARSSDNREPWSTVDIDSLLASIAEDAMELGAEVEIGKTCGLAIPIKIDAMTRCVTNLVENAVNYGGSARIDCIATPDQLEIRISDEGPGIPPEDLERMFQPFARGEQSRSRATGGTGLGLTIARAQAKLFRAEVALENRSCGGMVATIRLALPGVK, from the coding sequence ATGGGCCTGAGCAGGTCTCGCTTCTGGGCTTCGCGCCTCTGGGCCTCTCTGGCGGGGCGCATGGTGCTGCTGCTGACGGGCGGCATGGCGCTGGTGGCCACCGCCGCGCTGATGGTGGCGCAGGAGGCGCATCGCCGCAACCTCAACGATCTGCGCATGGCCAGCGTCGCCTCCACGGTGGAGGATATCTCCAACCAGCTGGGCGCCCGGCCCGAGGTGACCGAAAAGCTGCTGGAAGCCGGTCTGGTCCGGCATATTCTGACCTCCCAGCCCGGTTGGACCATTGACCGGCCCAGTCCCCGGCTCACCCAGTTGCTGGTCGCGCGGCTGGGGCCCCGCGCCCATGCTCTGGCGCAGGCCAAGCCCAATGAATATTGCTTCCCGCGCAACCGCAACGATCCCGAGATGCAATTCGTCTGGCCCGGTGTGCCCACCTGCTGGCTGGTGCGCTTTGACGATCCGCGCGGCCATCCGCGCATGCTGGCCGTGGTGTTGCCGCGCTATCTCAACGTCAGCCAGACGCTGTATGATCCGCTCTATCTGGTGCTGATCGTGGTGCTGAGCGCTTTGCTGGCCACGCTGGCGGCCTATGTCGCCATCCGCCCGCTGCGCCAGCTGACCAGCGCCACCGAGGCCTTCTCGCTGGGCGAGGAGCCGCATCTGCTCGCCGAAACCGGCCCCAGCGAGGTGCGCACTGCCATCGCCACCTTCAACCTGATGCAGCAGCGCGTCAGCGAGGGGCATCGTGAGCGCACCGGCATGCTGGCCGCGATCAGCCACGATCTGCAGACTCCGCTCACCCGCCTGCAACTGCGGCTGGACGAGGTGAGCGACCCGGCGATCCGCGCGCAGCTTAGCGCCGATCTGGCCATTATGCAGTCCATCGTGCGCGACGGGCTCGATCTGGCGCGCAGCTCCGACAATCGCGAGCCATGGTCCACCGTGGACATTGACTCCCTGCTGGCCAGCATCGCCGAGGATGCCATGGAGCTGGGCGCCGAGGTGGAGATCGGCAAGACCTGCGGGCTGGCGATCCCGATCAAGATCGATGCCATGACCCGCTGTGTCACCAATCTGGTCGAGAATGCCGTGAACTATGGCGGATCGGCGCGGATCGACTGCATCGCCACGCCGGATCAGCTGGAGATCCGCATCTCCGACGAAGGTCCCGGCATCCCGCCCGAGGATCTGGAGCGCATGTTCCAGCCCTTCGCGCGCGGGGAGCAGAGCCGGTCGCGCGCCACGGGGGGCACCGGTCTGGGGCTGACGATTGCGCGGGCTCAGGCCAAGCTGTTTCGTGCCGAGGTTGCCTTGGAGAACCGCAGTTGCGGGGGGATGGTGGCAACCATTCGTCTGGCTCTGCCCGGTGTGAAGTAA
- a CDS encoding response regulator transcription factor — protein MQEGAEQQGESILVADDDEDIRGMMAQRFGREHFHVSTAGNVAQVRQIVGSQQIDLIVLDLNLPDGDGLALCAQLRAQGFAGAIIMVTARDSTSDRVLGLELGADDYLTKPFDFRELLARVRKLLHRFAAMPAGRPRGARYAIFGEWRLDLIGRRLVAPDGHLVILSSAEFRLLERFIEMPNRVLSKELLLPERKATVAVDRSIVLQISRLRQKLVAAGADEGLIVTVRNEGYVFASTVSFEWA, from the coding sequence ATGCAGGAAGGTGCCGAACAACAGGGAGAGAGCATCCTCGTCGCCGATGACGATGAGGATATTCGCGGGATGATGGCCCAGCGCTTCGGGCGTGAGCATTTCCATGTCAGCACGGCGGGCAATGTGGCGCAGGTGCGCCAGATCGTGGGCAGCCAGCAGATCGACCTGATCGTGCTGGATCTGAACCTGCCCGATGGCGATGGGCTGGCGCTCTGCGCGCAATTGCGTGCGCAGGGTTTTGCCGGGGCGATCATCATGGTGACGGCGCGTGACAGCACCAGTGATCGCGTGCTGGGCCTCGAACTGGGCGCCGATGATTATTTGACCAAGCCCTTCGATTTCCGTGAATTGCTGGCCCGCGTGCGCAAGCTGCTGCACCGTTTCGCCGCCATGCCTGCCGGGCGCCCGCGCGGGGCGCGCTATGCGATTTTTGGGGAGTGGCGGCTCGATCTGATCGGGCGGCGGCTGGTGGCGCCCGATGGTCATCTGGTGATCCTGTCTTCGGCCGAATTCCGCCTGCTCGAACGCTTTATCGAGATGCCCAACCGGGTGCTTTCCAAAGAACTGCTGCTGCCCGAGCGCAAGGCGACGGTGGCGGTGGACCGCTCCATCGTGCTGCAGATCAGCCGCTTGCGCCAGAAGCTGGTGGCGGCAGGGGCGGACGAAGGCCTGATCGTCACCGTGCGCAATGAGGGCTATGTCTTCGCCAGCACCGTCAGCTTTGAATGGGCCTGA
- a CDS encoding efflux RND transporter periplasmic adaptor subunit, which translates to MTDTSEAPSSQKRQRRIIFGALGVVALGLLGWGVFHKKADAPKPAAAIPVTAEKAVVRDMAINIAALGAAQAWTSDTIFAQVSGRLLKVNFTEGTMVQKGQVLAEVDPAPYQAVLTQALGTLHRDEAILAGAQRDLTRYQHLVATESIARQTAEDQAATVAQDKGTVEYDKGVVAAAQVNLRWCHIVSPVTGRAGVRLVDPGNLVSASGSTASAQATASATSNASATSSTGSGIVVINQLEPIAVTFTVPEGQFEHLVQASQGFTKPLTVQAFAQESGQLLDTGQLTIADNKVDPSTGTVAMKARFTNAGKHLWPGQFVNVKLASQTLSHVTVIPNAAVNRGPKGSFVFIVGADGKAAMHPTQIIGSDGGYTAVKGGVNPGDTVVTDGQMILKEGSAVRIAHAPAGQPSSLQGGA; encoded by the coding sequence ATGACCGACACTAGCGAAGCCCCCTCCTCCCAGAAGCGCCAGCGCCGCATCATCTTCGGCGCGCTGGGCGTGGTGGCGCTTGGCCTGCTGGGCTGGGGCGTCTTCCACAAGAAGGCCGACGCGCCCAAGCCCGCCGCCGCCATCCCCGTCACGGCGGAGAAGGCCGTGGTGCGCGATATGGCGATCAACATCGCGGCGCTGGGCGCGGCGCAGGCCTGGACCAGCGACACGATCTTCGCGCAGGTCAGCGGCCGGCTGCTGAAGGTGAACTTCACCGAAGGCACGATGGTGCAAAAGGGCCAGGTGCTGGCCGAGGTCGACCCTGCTCCCTATCAGGCCGTGCTGACCCAGGCCCTGGGCACGCTGCACCGCGACGAGGCCATTCTGGCCGGCGCCCAGCGCGACCTCACCCGCTATCAGCATCTGGTCGCCACGGAATCCATCGCCCGCCAGACCGCCGAGGATCAGGCCGCCACCGTCGCGCAGGACAAGGGCACGGTGGAGTATGACAAGGGCGTGGTCGCCGCCGCGCAGGTCAATCTGCGCTGGTGCCATATCGTCTCTCCGGTCACGGGCCGGGCGGGTGTCCGTCTGGTCGATCCGGGCAATCTGGTGAGCGCCAGCGGCTCGACCGCCAGCGCTCAGGCCACCGCTTCCGCCACCAGCAATGCTTCGGCTACCTCCTCCACCGGCAGCGGCATCGTGGTGATCAACCAGCTTGAGCCCATCGCCGTCACCTTCACCGTGCCCGAGGGCCAGTTCGAGCATCTGGTGCAGGCCTCGCAAGGCTTCACCAAGCCGTTGACGGTGCAGGCCTTCGCTCAGGAAAGCGGGCAGCTGCTCGACACCGGCCAGCTGACCATCGCCGACAACAAGGTCGATCCCTCCACCGGCACCGTGGCGATGAAGGCCCGCTTCACCAATGCGGGCAAGCATCTGTGGCCCGGCCAGTTCGTCAATGTGAAGCTGGCCAGCCAGACGCTGAGCCATGTGACGGTGATCCCCAATGCCGCGGTCAACCGCGGGCCCAAGGGCAGCTTCGTCTTCATCGTGGGCGCTGACGGCAAGGCCGCCATGCATCCCACCCAGATCATCGGCAGCGATGGCGGCTATACGGCGGTGAAGGGCGGGGTGAACCCCGGCGACACCGTGGTGACCGACGGGCAGATGATCCTGAAGGAAGGCTCCGCCGTGCGCATCGCCCATGCGCCTGCCGGGCAACCGTCCAGCCTGCAGGGTGGCGCATGA
- a CDS encoding alpha,alpha-trehalose-phosphate synthase (UDP-forming): MSRLIVISNRVSAGGGAAGGLAVALMAALRENGGIWFGWSGGRTDQFTGHINFHIEDDVRTATIDLEDQDIEEYYNGYANRTLWPLFHYRIDLAEYERSFAGGYRRVNERFAETVLPLIEAEDSVWVQDYHMLPLGADLRERGVTNRIGFFLHIPWPPRKLLMTLPEAREMVEMLFAYDLMGFHTQEWLDSFCDFVREELGGTISDDGTTATLGDRTLKLIACPVGIDAREFADLAASGTARTTFRRVKDSAVGRALMVGVDRLDYSKGLEERFLGYERFLTEHPEERKEVVLLQIAPPSRGAVESYQRIRTTLEGLAGRINGAYAGLDWVPIRYVNQAYARDMLAGVYRASRIGLVTPLMDGMNLVAKEYIAAQDPADPGVLILSRFAGAASQMKEAILVNPHSAEELSDAMLQALVMPLEERKRRWTIMMEDVQKRDVMWWLNEFTTALDACGRDEPSPKVVALPTKGAVKTS; this comes from the coding sequence TTGAGTCGTCTGATCGTCATCTCCAACCGTGTCAGTGCCGGCGGAGGCGCCGCTGGCGGCCTTGCCGTGGCGCTGATGGCTGCGCTGCGCGAAAATGGCGGCATCTGGTTCGGCTGGTCCGGTGGTCGCACCGACCAGTTCACCGGCCATATCAACTTCCATATCGAGGACGATGTGCGCACCGCCACCATCGATCTGGAAGATCAGGACATCGAGGAATATTACAACGGCTACGCCAACCGCACCCTGTGGCCGCTGTTCCATTACCGCATCGATCTGGCCGAATATGAGCGCAGCTTCGCCGGTGGCTATCGCCGGGTGAATGAGCGTTTTGCCGAAACCGTGCTGCCGCTGATCGAGGCTGAGGATTCGGTCTGGGTGCAGGATTACCATATGCTGCCGCTGGGCGCCGATCTGCGCGAGCGGGGCGTGACCAACCGCATCGGCTTTTTCCTGCATATCCCCTGGCCGCCGCGCAAGCTGCTGATGACCCTGCCCGAGGCGCGCGAGATGGTGGAGATGCTCTTCGCCTATGATCTGATGGGCTTCCACACGCAGGAATGGCTAGACAGCTTCTGCGATTTCGTGCGCGAGGAGCTGGGCGGCACGATCAGCGATGATGGCACCACCGCCACGCTGGGCGACCGCACGCTGAAACTCATCGCCTGCCCGGTGGGGATCGATGCGCGCGAATTCGCCGATCTGGCCGCCAGCGGCACGGCGCGCACCACCTTCCGTCGCGTGAAGGACAGCGCCGTGGGCCGTGCCCTGATGGTGGGCGTGGATCGCCTCGACTATTCCAAGGGGCTGGAGGAGCGCTTCCTCGGCTACGAACGCTTCCTCACCGAACACCCCGAGGAGCGCAAGGAGGTGGTGCTGCTGCAGATCGCGCCGCCGTCACGCGGGGCGGTGGAGAGCTATCAGCGCATCCGCACCACGCTGGAAGGTCTGGCGGGCCGCATCAACGGCGCTTACGCCGGGCTGGACTGGGTGCCGATCCGCTATGTGAATCAGGCCTATGCGCGCGATATGCTGGCAGGCGTCTATCGCGCCAGCCGCATCGGGCTGGTGACCCCGCTGATGGATGGCATGAATCTGGTCGCCAAGGAGTATATCGCCGCGCAGGACCCTGCCGATCCGGGCGTGCTGATCCTCTCGCGCTTTGCCGGGGCGGCCTCGCAGATGAAGGAGGCGATCCTCGTCAACCCGCACAGCGCCGAGGAACTGTCCGACGCCATGCTTCAGGCGCTGGTGATGCCGCTGGAGGAGCGCAAGCGCCGCTGGACCATCATGATGGAGGATGTGCAGAAGCGCGATGTGATGTGGTGGCTTAATGAGTTCACGACCGCGCTGGATGCCTGCGGCAGGGATGAGCCTTCGCCCAAGGTTGTCGCTCTGCCCACCAAGGGGGCGGTGAAAACCTCCTGA